In the Sphingomonas sp. LM7 genome, one interval contains:
- a CDS encoding MBL fold metallo-hydrolase has protein sequence MRLLKLALAGLLWTIVLLALAATIAPHFLDRIYYRGPVSAHFDGAYFFNPDGDDDRLVMKGSRAGFLFRRIFGDSTQPPWPERVAVTPTNPPARVEGTAMRVTWIGHATVLIQTSGLNILTDPVWSDRAGPFGFGPGRVAEPGVRFEGLPRIDLVLVSHNHYDHMDLATLRRLWQRDKPVIVTSLGNDSVIGQAGVPARALDWGGRLAIRPGINVAVTRNHHWDSRWFTDRNRALWSSFVVQLPGGNVFFAGDTGLGDGKWPAEAAGLGPIRFAAIPIGAFRFEDGQMASGSHIGPRDALQVWEGLGRPFALPIHWGTFRLSREAYDTPPRMLAAMQACARSDPAHFAPLAIGGSVEVPALGALPPRPDMARVDACAARGRFDAFR, from the coding sequence ATGCGCCTGCTCAAGCTCGCCCTAGCCGGGCTGTTATGGACCATCGTCCTCCTCGCCCTCGCGGCCACCATCGCCCCGCATTTCCTCGACCGCATCTATTACCGCGGGCCGGTGAGCGCGCATTTCGACGGCGCATATTTCTTCAATCCCGACGGCGACGACGATCGCCTCGTCATGAAGGGCAGCCGCGCCGGCTTCCTCTTCCGCCGCATCTTCGGCGACTCGACTCAGCCGCCCTGGCCCGAGCGCGTCGCGGTCACCCCCACCAATCCCCCCGCGCGCGTGGAAGGCACGGCGATGCGCGTCACCTGGATCGGCCACGCTACCGTCCTGATCCAGACCAGCGGCCTCAACATCCTCACCGATCCGGTGTGGAGCGACCGCGCCGGCCCGTTCGGCTTCGGCCCAGGCCGCGTCGCCGAACCGGGCGTCCGGTTCGAGGGCCTGCCCAGGATCGACCTCGTCCTGGTCAGCCACAATCACTACGACCATATGGACCTCGCCACGCTCCGCCGGCTCTGGCAGCGCGACAAGCCGGTGATCGTCACCAGCCTGGGCAACGACAGCGTCATCGGCCAGGCCGGCGTGCCCGCACGCGCGCTTGATTGGGGCGGGCGGCTGGCGATCCGCCCCGGCATCAACGTCGCCGTCACCCGCAACCACCATTGGGACAGCCGCTGGTTCACCGATCGCAACCGCGCGCTGTGGTCGAGCTTCGTCGTCCAGCTTCCCGGCGGCAATGTCTTCTTCGCCGGCGATACCGGCCTGGGCGACGGCAAATGGCCCGCCGAGGCCGCGGGGTTGGGCCCGATCCGCTTCGCCGCCATCCCGATCGGCGCGTTCCGCTTCGAGGACGGCCAGATGGCGAGCGGCAGCCATATCGGCCCGCGCGATGCGCTCCAGGTGTGGGAGGGGCTTGGCCGCCCCTTCGCGCTGCCGATCCATTGGGGCACCTTCCGCCTGTCGCGCGAAGCCTATGATACGCCGCCGCGGATGCTCGCCGCGATGCAGGCCTGTGCGCGCAGCGATCCCGCGCACTTCGCGCCGCTTGCGATCGGCGGTTCGGTCGAGGTGCCCGCGCTCGGCGCGCTGCCGCCGCGGCCCGATATGGCCCGCGTCGATGCGTGCGCGGCCCGCGGCCGGTTCGACGCCTTCCGGTGA
- a CDS encoding DUF3617 family protein — protein MRATIVLAATALALAGCQSAAEKHAAETGEIDVTNAKTDEVTGLIKAASAKTAVQPGLWKATLTIDAVDVGPGADNARQLEIAKGLERDATECRTAEQLKPFDIDRLEKAAGECTFIRYVAKGGKVDARIQCSKPNAPVTTIEIAGTTGATGFDVTTQNTTGVAGRPGYSLVKMRSTGSRVGECPVQAKG, from the coding sequence ATGCGCGCCACCATCGTCCTCGCAGCCACTGCCCTTGCGCTGGCGGGGTGCCAGTCCGCTGCGGAGAAGCATGCGGCGGAGACCGGCGAGATCGACGTCACCAATGCCAAGACCGACGAGGTCACCGGGCTGATCAAGGCGGCATCGGCCAAGACCGCGGTCCAGCCGGGGCTGTGGAAGGCGACGCTGACCATCGACGCAGTCGATGTCGGGCCGGGCGCAGACAATGCGCGGCAGCTGGAGATCGCCAAGGGGCTGGAGCGCGACGCAACCGAGTGCCGCACCGCCGAGCAATTGAAGCCCTTCGACATCGACAGACTGGAGAAGGCGGCGGGCGAATGCACCTTCATCCGCTATGTCGCCAAGGGCGGGAAGGTCGATGCGCGAATCCAGTGCAGCAAGCCCAACGCGCCGGTGACGACGATCGAGATCGCCGGCACCACCGGCGCGACCGGGTTCGACGTGACTACGCAGAACACGACCGGGGTGGCCGGGCGGCCGGGCTATTCGCTGGTCAAGATGCGCTCGACGGGGAGCCGGGTCGGCGAGTGCCCGGTCCAGGCGAAGGGATAA
- a CDS encoding imm11 family protein, translating into MIYGINGGPDKPEIGVNVSIDVIEPAGFHFRNIRFADFAETMAPAIGPVGEAYASGFRVDADGLPKVVRIADARHLVDFDTDGALKYASARARDLIERFEPGIHQFEPVDFVDRKGAKVADMFVVFVCRRLDTVDREHTNMLLSPSFWRPARDVARRKPGLVPPGYDLDQPSRRVISERQVGGAHLWRDRHITDILFMSGELVDAFDAEGLTGLARVKQESVA; encoded by the coding sequence ATGATCTATGGTATTAATGGCGGCCCGGATAAGCCGGAGATCGGTGTCAACGTCTCGATCGATGTGATCGAACCGGCCGGTTTTCACTTCCGCAATATCCGATTCGCCGACTTTGCGGAGACTATGGCGCCTGCCATCGGCCCGGTCGGCGAAGCCTATGCCAGTGGCTTTCGTGTTGACGCGGACGGGCTACCGAAGGTCGTTCGGATCGCCGATGCCCGGCACCTGGTCGACTTCGATACCGATGGCGCATTGAAATATGCCAGCGCACGCGCACGGGATCTGATCGAACGCTTCGAGCCCGGCATTCATCAGTTCGAACCCGTCGATTTCGTGGACAGGAAGGGTGCGAAAGTCGCCGACATGTTCGTCGTGTTCGTATGCCGTCGCCTGGATACGGTGGATCGCGAGCATACCAACATGCTGTTGTCGCCTTCCTTTTGGCGACCCGCAAGGGATGTGGCGCGGCGCAAGCCCGGGTTGGTGCCGCCGGGATATGATCTCGACCAGCCTTCGCGGCGCGTCATCAGTGAGCGTCAGGTCGGAGGCGCGCATCTATGGCGTGACAGGCATATCACTGACATACTCTTCATGTCCGGTGAATTGGTGGATGCCTTCGACGCGGAGGGACTGACGGGGTTGGCCAGGGTCAAGCAGGAGAGCGTGGCGTGA
- the uvrB gene encoding excinuclease ABC subunit UvrB gives MVIQIRTTLDEPDTGQSFVPHRPNRPEKSEGGRAFKLVSEYQPSGDQRFAIPELVEQARNGERDQVLLGVTGSGKTYTMAKVIEELQRPALILAPNKILAAQLYGEFKSFFPDNAVEYFVSYYDYYQPEAYVARSDTYIEKESSVNEAIDRMRHSATRSLLERDDVIIVASVSCLYGIGSVETYSAMIFDLKKGQVVDQREIIRKLVALQYRRNDQAFARGNFRVRGDSLEIFPSHYEDTAWRISFFGDDIEEITEFDPLTGSKVANLDYVRVYANSHHVTPGPTLKQAMEAIKHELAERLKELEAEGKLLEHQRLEQRTNFDLEMIAATGSCAGIENYSRFLTGRMPGEPPPTLFEYLPENALLFVDESHQTIGQINGMSRGDHRRKITLAEYGFRLPSAIDNRPLRFNEWDAMRPQTTYVSATPGGWEMEQSGGVFVEQVIRPTGLIDPPVEIKPVEEQVQDLIVECRKTTELGYRTLVTTLTKRMAEDLTEYMHEAGIKVRYMHSDTETLERIELIRDLRMGVYDVLIGINLLREGLDIPECGLVAILDADKEGFLRSETSLIQTIGRAARNVDGRVILYADRITGSMERALAETGRRREKQHAYNIEHGITPETIKRNIGDIIAHVSNKDGVTVEIDGDRPHMVGHNLRGYIEELEKKMRDAAANLEFEEAGRLRDEIRGLEAEELGLPPSEHKAPIMGRSNEGKAGTRKTRYGKQTKTRFGGSRSR, from the coding sequence ATGGTCATTCAGATTCGCACGACTCTCGACGAGCCCGATACCGGGCAGAGCTTCGTCCCGCATCGCCCGAACCGCCCTGAGAAGAGCGAGGGCGGCAGGGCGTTCAAGCTGGTCAGCGAGTATCAGCCCTCGGGCGACCAGCGCTTCGCGATCCCCGAACTGGTCGAGCAGGCGCGCAATGGCGAGCGCGACCAGGTGCTGCTCGGGGTCACCGGATCGGGCAAGACCTATACGATGGCCAAGGTGATCGAGGAGCTTCAGCGCCCCGCGCTGATCCTCGCCCCCAACAAGATCCTCGCCGCGCAGCTCTATGGCGAGTTCAAGAGCTTCTTCCCCGACAACGCAGTCGAATATTTCGTCAGCTACTACGATTACTACCAGCCCGAGGCGTATGTCGCCCGCTCGGACACGTATATCGAGAAAGAAAGCTCGGTGAACGAGGCGATCGACCGGATGCGGCATTCCGCCACCCGGTCGCTGCTCGAGCGCGATGACGTCATCATCGTCGCCTCGGTGTCGTGCCTCTACGGCATCGGCTCGGTCGAGACCTACAGCGCGATGATCTTCGACCTCAAAAAGGGCCAGGTCGTCGATCAGCGCGAAATCATCCGCAAACTCGTCGCGCTCCAGTACAGGCGCAACGACCAGGCCTTCGCGCGCGGCAATTTCCGGGTGCGCGGCGACAGCCTCGAAATCTTCCCGTCGCACTATGAGGACACCGCCTGGCGCATCTCCTTCTTCGGCGACGATATCGAGGAGATCACCGAGTTCGATCCGCTGACCGGCAGCAAGGTCGCGAACCTCGATTATGTCCGCGTCTATGCCAATTCGCACCACGTCACGCCGGGGCCGACGCTCAAGCAGGCGATGGAGGCGATCAAGCACGAGCTCGCCGAGCGGCTCAAAGAACTGGAGGCCGAGGGCAAGCTGCTCGAACACCAGCGGCTCGAACAGCGCACCAATTTCGATCTGGAGATGATCGCCGCGACGGGGTCGTGCGCGGGCATCGAGAATTACAGCCGCTTCCTCACGGGGCGCATGCCCGGCGAGCCGCCGCCCACCTTGTTCGAATATCTGCCCGAGAACGCGCTGCTGTTCGTCGATGAGAGCCATCAGACGATCGGCCAGATCAACGGCATGTCGCGCGGCGACCATCGCCGGAAGATCACGCTCGCCGAATATGGCTTCCGTCTGCCCTCGGCGATCGACAATCGTCCGCTACGCTTCAACGAATGGGACGCGATGCGCCCGCAGACCACCTATGTCTCGGCGACGCCGGGCGGGTGGGAGATGGAGCAATCCGGCGGCGTGTTCGTCGAGCAGGTCATCCGGCCCACCGGGCTGATCGACCCGCCGGTCGAGATCAAGCCGGTCGAGGAGCAGGTCCAGGATCTGATCGTCGAGTGTCGCAAGACCACCGAGCTGGGCTATCGCACCCTGGTGACGACGCTCACCAAGCGGATGGCCGAGGATCTGACCGAGTACATGCACGAAGCGGGCATCAAGGTCCGCTACATGCATTCGGACACCGAGACGCTGGAACGCATCGAGCTGATCCGCGATCTCCGCATGGGCGTGTACGACGTGCTGATCGGCATCAACCTGCTGCGCGAGGGGCTCGACATCCCCGAGTGCGGGCTGGTCGCGATCCTCGACGCCGACAAGGAAGGCTTCCTGCGCTCGGAGACCTCGCTGATCCAGACCATCGGCCGCGCCGCGCGCAATGTCGATGGGCGGGTGATCCTCTATGCCGACCGGATCACCGGCAGCATGGAGCGCGCGCTCGCTGAGACCGGCCGCCGCCGCGAGAAGCAGCACGCGTACAATATCGAGCACGGCATCACGCCAGAGACGATCAAGCGCAACATCGGCGACATCATCGCACACGTCTCGAACAAGGACGGCGTGACGGTCGAGATCGATGGCGATCGCCCGCACATGGTCGGCCACAATCTGCGCGGCTATATCGAGGAGCTCGAAAAGAAGATGCGCGATGCCGCGGCCAATCTCGAATTCGAGGAAGCCGGCCGGCTGCGCGACGAGATCCGCGGGCTCGAGGCCGAGGAGCTGGGGCTGCCGCCGAGCGAGCACAAGGCGCCGATCATGGGACGTAGCAACGAAGGCAAGGCCGGCACGCGCAAGACGCGGTACGGCAAGCAGACCAAGACCCGGTTCGGCGGATCGCGGTCGCGATGA
- a CDS encoding hemerythrin domain-containing protein, which produces MLCSWLAPHQGETVDVIPEFCAEHRALEAQAASLLAIVSAPVPDAAAVAALRWQLAQSLLDHCQREDWLIYDRLLSSGDAIATNIAWRYRQDHGLIGPAFANYIAAWPVGRINRDWVRFRTETEALLAGLAQRIEREEQVLYTHVERILARHRSVA; this is translated from the coding sequence ATGCTGTGCTCTTGGCTCGCTCCACATCAGGGGGAGACAGTCGACGTGATTCCGGAGTTTTGCGCAGAACATCGAGCCTTGGAGGCTCAGGCCGCATCTCTCCTTGCGATCGTCTCGGCGCCGGTGCCCGATGCTGCGGCGGTTGCTGCGCTGCGCTGGCAATTGGCGCAGTCGCTGCTCGATCATTGCCAGCGCGAGGATTGGCTGATCTATGATCGACTGTTGTCGTCGGGCGATGCGATCGCCACCAACATCGCCTGGCGCTATCGCCAGGACCACGGGCTGATCGGGCCAGCCTTCGCCAATTATATCGCGGCCTGGCCGGTCGGGCGGATCAACCGCGACTGGGTGCGCTTCCGCACCGAGACCGAGGCGCTGCTCGCCGGGCTGGCGCAGCGCATCGAGCGCGAGGAGCAGGTGCTCTACACCCATGTGGAGCGCATCCTGGCGCGCCACCGGTCGGTCGCCTGA
- a CDS encoding tetratricopeptide repeat protein: MTSSRKRSRTVRRKPGLRRLIVIGAAIGAFALVLAAWFTLAPARLDPAAAQQGVERSGKLLDAGNASAASEQALAAVRADPGNAQAHLTLSRAMLALDDGVGAEAELKRAVDAGYKTKQVAHLRAHALLLQGQEEKAIAEAGKADPQSRVYASRVRARALAALGKLPDAFAAIDQAVRAAPRDAAAWTDLARLKLTAGDVRGAIQASEQAVKLDAGNTDALVLRGEMVRSQFGLIAALPWFEAALKRDPNDHEALIEYAATLGDAGRTRDSLAATRRALAARPGSAQALYLQAVIAARAGNGDLARGLIERAGGGIRSVPAGLLLGGALDIEAADYEQAMEKLKPLVANQPMNITARRLLAVALLRTDSARNAIDLLRPVIARSDADSYSLTLAARGFERIGDRTAAAQLLDRAAWPTRGDAGVFAADDSTGVLAADAAQRPGDPTALIPLIRALIGQGDKAGALAKAQDVATRNPGVPAAHLLVGDTLMLMNRPADAADAYRRAAAMRFDESAMLRLVEALEYANHRPDAANVLALFLSQNPVNATALRVSGRWQLAAGDYEAAIDTLELLRGRIGDGDAALNADLALAYSGAEEFEAAEDFGEAAYALAPANPVVADAYGWALYRNGDAQAAVELLQKAVVLAPRHAGLRWHLAQVYADLNRKPEARAQAQAALADPAFTERAAATAMAAQS, translated from the coding sequence ATGACCTCCAGCCGTAAGCGCTCCCGCACCGTCCGGCGCAAGCCAGGGCTCCGTCGCCTGATCGTGATCGGCGCCGCGATCGGCGCGTTCGCGCTGGTGCTTGCGGCATGGTTCACGCTCGCGCCGGCCCGGCTCGATCCCGCCGCTGCACAGCAGGGGGTCGAGCGTAGCGGCAAGCTGCTCGACGCGGGCAACGCCAGTGCCGCAAGCGAACAGGCGCTTGCCGCGGTTCGCGCCGATCCCGGCAATGCCCAGGCGCACCTGACACTATCGCGAGCTATGCTCGCGCTCGACGACGGCGTCGGGGCGGAAGCCGAGCTGAAGCGTGCTGTCGATGCCGGTTACAAGACGAAGCAGGTCGCCCACCTGCGCGCCCATGCGCTACTGCTCCAGGGCCAGGAAGAAAAGGCGATCGCCGAGGCCGGCAAGGCCGATCCGCAATCGCGAGTCTATGCCTCTCGCGTCCGCGCCCGCGCGCTGGCGGCGCTCGGCAAGCTGCCCGATGCCTTTGCGGCGATCGACCAGGCCGTACGCGCCGCGCCGCGCGACGCCGCGGCGTGGACCGATCTCGCCCGGCTGAAGCTCACCGCCGGCGACGTGCGCGGCGCGATCCAGGCTTCCGAACAGGCGGTCAAGCTCGACGCCGGCAACACCGATGCGCTGGTGCTGCGCGGCGAGATGGTCCGCAGCCAGTTCGGGCTGATCGCCGCGCTTCCCTGGTTCGAGGCAGCGCTCAAGCGCGATCCGAACGATCATGAGGCGCTGATCGAATATGCCGCGACGCTGGGCGATGCCGGCCGCACGCGCGACTCGCTGGCGGCGACGCGGCGTGCACTGGCTGCGCGGCCCGGGAGCGCCCAGGCATTGTATCTGCAGGCGGTGATCGCCGCGCGTGCCGGCAACGGCGATCTGGCGCGCGGACTGATCGAGCGCGCGGGCGGCGGCATCCGCTCGGTCCCCGCAGGGCTGCTGCTCGGCGGCGCGCTCGACATCGAAGCGGCCGACTACGAACAGGCAATGGAGAAACTGAAGCCGCTCGTCGCCAATCAGCCGATGAACATCACGGCCCGGCGGCTGCTCGCAGTCGCATTGCTGCGCACCGATAGCGCGCGCAACGCGATCGACCTGTTGCGTCCGGTGATCGCGCGCAGCGATGCGGATAGCTATTCGCTGACGCTGGCCGCACGCGGCTTCGAGCGGATCGGCGATCGCACCGCCGCGGCGCAGCTGCTCGATCGCGCCGCCTGGCCGACGCGCGGCGATGCCGGCGTTTTCGCCGCCGACGACAGCACCGGCGTTCTCGCGGCCGACGCGGCGCAGCGTCCCGGCGACCCCACTGCGCTGATCCCGCTGATCCGCGCGCTGATCGGTCAGGGCGACAAGGCGGGGGCGCTCGCAAAGGCGCAGGACGTCGCCACGCGCAATCCCGGCGTGCCTGCGGCGCACTTGCTCGTCGGCGACACGCTGATGCTGATGAACCGCCCCGCGGACGCCGCAGACGCCTATCGTCGCGCCGCCGCCATGCGTTTCGACGAATCCGCTATGCTGCGACTGGTCGAAGCACTTGAATATGCCAACCACCGCCCCGACGCCGCCAATGTGCTTGCGCTGTTCCTGTCGCAGAACCCGGTGAACGCCACAGCGCTGCGCGTTTCGGGCCGCTGGCAGCTCGCGGCCGGCGACTATGAGGCGGCCATCGATACACTCGAATTGCTGCGCGGGCGCATCGGCGACGGTGACGCCGCGCTCAATGCGGATCTCGCTCTGGCATATTCGGGCGCGGAGGAATTCGAGGCGGCGGAGGATTTTGGCGAGGCTGCCTATGCGCTCGCGCCGGCCAACCCCGTCGTCGCCGACGCCTATGGCTGGGCGCTTTACCGCAATGGCGATGCGCAGGCCGCAGTGGAGTTATTGCAAAAGGCCGTGGTGCTTGCGCCGCGCCATGCCGGGCTGCGCTGGCATTTGGCCCAGGTTTATGCCGATCTGAACCGCAAGCCCGAGGCACGGGCCCAGGCGCAGGCGGCGCTAGCCGATCCTGCCTTTACCGAACGCGCCGCTGCTACAGCGATGGCGGCGCAGTCCTGA